A portion of the Aphelocoma coerulescens isolate FSJ_1873_10779 chromosome 1, UR_Acoe_1.0, whole genome shotgun sequence genome contains these proteins:
- the EXPH5 gene encoding exophilin-5 isoform X1 — translation MLKPPLEHQLRKSKNTSHKEIKMSSRTNPQAQKNTSASFLGFRSPFAWLSSFRKSRKTQTQKQPRYDSSASPSSKVEEMATAEMCNSPKSAVTSGHSFDTNQNETMEKSTLEWNEQLEKEIFSVLSDLDDQLAQEQIQDPLDRTVSTSSASNVQSSSAFPTSKRQTATRGQQRNDWSDMPSTFFPDGLRTLRAKDEHKIFIRPRKLHSAYINWHQTAFQEDCSYGDAINGNPRLHRRRLSSVSFGRSSEGSLYPPSVTQNSGFRHKSCMNRDTAGRSYSVCSLRRCPSSVSSDQLSASSLQHPLARESKNGFVPRFGRQNPKRIPLSSIVWNNTPDSSEETPEKMFRTQSLMEFHATDYGRYPSSLQETKKHSSYHSKHHYRRSISSSNCFSRVSCPDKATSPLPFDNWENYPLYKSENNLSRSYYRDTSSHGKLYANQKNSSYGRKDSYPSWADIPQCYNDEVFVSPDASFEVFMANLNDQQWAHTKNAKFGSQHLQNDFHMYSPENTSIKRMTRTANRTFSEFTEGCQPWLSRNSSVSSSGIRTDESVFPSSKDQPKPTGLNRNSVVVTQRSTKADFAHLERAECMKQQDGDMLLQSVPQQADTSYINAQSFSSNSPASAMWQRDVSLFNTMTSKRQTEATARGDTAKIYISNGDKRNLEMKENDCPPNSVFSQPLCISPADKSRKAPFLPSQKEWEHNLHYAAQRESVKQGNWSAEALNEATPKRQSSLLNVTSALSTEKLASCQGMLSCPPECSSSFSKSSPQALSHKDNSQCLGTLTSSSVNCTVTESQAEEGRTAQVSRTGVSKEISQKTLQNASTLVTKDCNGQFTASSPPNGNNGNSGSIYMHSFDGDPNTSENSLSYFCLEEGTGKMRSTSPCVGRFHKQDSSPRHTSSCSITGSPGRNSSKSSDPLVIYYTLPRKSASIAGSIMSDTPISLPRESRTTYDCLRSETPHRADTFYSNQRDVSCLDPKCSFLTSASLNAATSNKDYPSPLTKSMNDSVSSSTSVDLTDRCKHLSRRESSVFSDYKEGGNFLQKYKTTSTFTVCVDEDHVKYHELVSIYYTLPRRHSRTFCSLFRDNSEDADLPCPKENAQSPRIQNKKNEDHVSLANGFFPTTSEKEVPSYSSDQVSSVLVTPQNLRTAVDSEEESSHLSPSSEKSVSVVTNKKENSAYLSLAENVLSDVVTKEISFGGPQPTAIAAKSGKVISDASSSQKAEIHLKEKKEILQRATPLMSTLSTPPKPGRHLENRLYSTSTNKNITQKGSSESCSQPPKVNNRKNLNSLLLRSGEKSSLGRSGNTAHADVPLTPMEDMYTDSTQVKQRVNFRHQTTPLCNNKFNGLQLRADSSRKKENGLNFCSKVLPESQRKTSEVSTASSAYPLLQLDKVTSTDTDEVKNSKIKKEQNSQSSHMGKVYNSFQESKRRSEGNLNIKDKVPRATQDKKITQSAEDENKLLSDCTRDKVKDIEKRKNRPSIKNKLAAVYKTSRKFSSKNLPPKPHISNIFSQNDGSATSLEVNMSLDSLISMDSHQPFLELDNENQNHSLNSDKNLPRPRTAENKKTENQNDPSLLVNTKRRPFTSSYTQKEAISPRKTAVKVENRPRLTTLFPDKAVTMRNKNSQMLDLGLESKSQPITPSATTSYPLDEEKGRASSHACAPPSPLLTDKNSNTYVNNCLQADTCPEQNLTSQTVLGQRQNAFQPTGLENANLNSYRLRKSHAKSQRERHLSESICARDSLETSASGSNILPKDGIHGKRFKSYSELLSCDENENWASDDEKCYSTRNLMYPSVEFGIFGKEQQLAFLENIKRSLTEGRLWRPCLLNNPGAFRDTENSSINRAELLSSSSAGSKMSSAASSPRELTDTYVEDPAAYSDSDSDTTTDDEYYLDEIDKESEL, via the exons ATGCTAAAACCACCATTAGAGCATCAGCTAAGGAAGAGCAAAAACACCA gtcataaagaaataaaaatgtcatcTCGCACAAATCCTCAAGCACAAAAGAACACTTCAGCTTCCTTTCTGGGGTTCAGATCACCTTTTGCTTGGCTTTCCTCCTTTAGAAAATCCAGGAAAACCCAGACTCAGAAGCAACCACG ataTGACAGTTCTGCTAGCCCATCCTCAAAAGTGGAAGAAATGGCAACG GCTGAAATGTGTAATTCCCCAAAGTCAGCTGTAACAAGCGGTCATTCTTTTGAtacaaaccaaaatgaaacaatGGAGAAAAGTACACTGGAATGGAATGaacagctggagaaggagaTTTTCAGTG ttcTAAGTGATCTGGATGACCAGCTGGCCCAGGAACAAATCCAAGACCCTTTGGACAGGACAGTTTCTACTAGCAGTGCATCAAATGTCCAAAGTAGTAGTGCATTCCCTACTTCAAAGAGGCAGACTGCTACTAGGGGGCAACAGAGAAATGACTGGAGTGACATGCCTAGCACATTTTTCCCAGATGGACTGAGAACACTAAGGGCCAAAGATGAACACAAGATTTTCATCAGACCAAGGAAGTTACACAGTGCATATATAAACTGGCACCAAACAGCCTTTCAAGAAGATTGCAGTTATGGTGATGCAATCAATGGAAATCCTCGTCTGCACCGTAGGAGGCTGTCTTCGGTTTCTTTCGGACGGTCTTCAGAAGGGAGCTTATATCCTCCTTCTGTAACACAGAACAGTGGATTTAGGCACAAGAGTTGTATGAACAGGGATACAGCTGGCAGAAGTTACTCTGTATGTTCCCTTCGGAGATGTCCATCATCAGTATCTTCTGATCAGCTATCAGCATCTAGTTTACAGCATCCATTGGCAAGGGAGAGCAAGAATGGTTTTGTACCAAGGTTTGGTCGACAGAACCCAAAGAGAATTCCTCTGTCTTCCATTGTATGGAACAACACACCAGACTCTTCTGAAGAAACTCCAGAAAAAATGTTTAGAACTCAATCACTGATGGAGTTTCATGCTACAGACTATGGTAGATATCCCAGCTCTTTACAAGAAACTAAGAAGCACTCAAGTTACCACTCAAAACACCACTATAGAAGATCTATTTCAAGCAGTAATTGCTTTAGCAGAGTTAGTTGCCCTGACAAAGCTACTTCTCCGTTGCCCTTTGATAATTGGGAAAACTATCCTTTGTACAAATCAGAAAATAATCTCTCTAGATCCTACTACAGAGATACCTCTTCTCATGGCAAGTTGTatgcaaaccaaaaaaattcttCTTATGGAAGAAAAGACAGCTATCCTTCTTGGGCTGATATTCCTCAGTGTTACAATGATGAAGTGTTTGTTTCCCCTGATGCCAGCTTTGAAGTGTTTATGGCTAATTTAAATGACCAACAGTGGGCACATACAAAGAATGCCAAGTTTGGTTCACAGCACCTGCAGAACGATTTTCACATGTACTCTCCAGAAAATACAAGTATCAAAAGGATGACAAGAACTGCAAACAGAACTTTTTCAGAATTCACTGAGGGCTGTCAGCCTTGGCTAAGTCGTAACTCTTCTGTTTCTTCATCTGGTATCAGAACTGATGAGTCAGTCTTTCCCAGTTCAAAGGACCAACCAAAACCTACAGGACTGAACAGGAATTCAGTTGTCGTTACCCAAAGGAGTACTAAGGCAGACTTTGCACACCTGGAAAGGGCTGAATGTATGAAACAGCAAGATGGAGACATGCTGTTACAGTCAGTTCCTCAACAAGCAGATACAAGCTACATCAACGCACAGAGTTTTTCCTCTAACAGCCCTGCTTCCGCCATGTGGCAAAGAGATGTATCTCTCTTTAACACAATGACATCAAAGAGACAAACCGAAGCCACTGCCAGAGGAGATACTGCAAAAATTTATATATCAAATGGTGATAAAAGAAATttggaaatgaaggaaaatgaTTGCCCACCCAACAGTGTGTTCAGTCAACCTCTCTGTATTTCCCCAGCTGACAAGAGCAGGAAAGCACCTTTTCTTCCAAGTCAGAAAGAATGGGAACATAATCTGCATTATGCAGCACAAAGAGAGAGCGTCAAACAGGGTAACTGGAGTGCAGAAGCCCTTAACGAAGCTACTCCAAAGAGACAGTCCTCACTACTGAATGTTACTTCTGCTCTATCCACTGAAAAATTAGCAAGCTGTCAAGGCATGTTGTCCTGTCCTCCTGAGTGCTCATCTAGTTTCTCAAAAAGCTCTCCACAAGCACTTTCTCATAAAGACAATTCTCAATGCTTAGGAACACTAACTAGCTCTTCAGTAAATTGCACAGTTACTGAATCTCAAGCAGAAGAGGGAAGAACAGCTCAAGTGAGCAGAACAGGTGTTAGCAAAGAGATTTCAcagaaaacactgcaaaatGCAAGCACTTTAGTTACTAAGGACTGTAATGGACAATTCACTGCTAGTTCTCCACCAAATGGAAATAATGGAAATTCTGGAAGTATTTATATGCATAGTTTTGATGGAGACCCCAATACCTCTGAAAATAGTTTAAGTTATTTTTGCCTTGAAGAAGGAACTGGAAAAATGAGGAGTACTTCACCTTGTGTCGGAAGGTTTCACAAGCAAGACAGCTCGCCAAGACATACCAGTAGCTGCAGTATTACTGGCTCCCCTGGCAGGAACAGCTCCAAATCTTCTGACCCCCTTGTTATTTATTACACTTTGCCTAGAAAATCAGCTAGCATTGCAGGCAGTATTATGTCAGATACGCCCATTTCTTTACCTAGAGAAAGCAGAACAACATACGATTGTTTGAGGTCTGAAACTCCACATAGAGCTGACACCTTTTATTCTAATCAAAGAGATGTGTCTTGTTTAGACCcaaaatgttcctttttaacATCAGCATCATTAAATGCTGCTACAAGTAATAAAGATTACCCCAGTCCTTTAACCAAAAGTATGAATGATTCAGTAAGTAGTAGTACATCAGTTGATCTGACAGACAGATGTAAACATCTAAGTAGAAGAGAATCCTCTGTGTTTTCAGATTATAAGGAGGGGGGAAATTTTTTGCAGAAATATAAAACCACAAGCACATTTACAGTTTGTGTTGATGAAGATCATGTCAAGTATCATGAATTAGTTTCAATTTATTACACACTACCACGGAGGCATTCAAGAACATTTTGTAGCCTCTTTAGAGATAATTCAGAGGATGCAGATTTACCTTGTCCCAAAGAAAATGCTCAGTCACCAAGaatacaaaacaagaaaaatgaagatcATGTGAGTTTAGCAAATGGTTTTTTCCCTACTACTTCAGAAAAAGAGGTGCCTTCATATTCTTCTGATCAAGTATCTTCAGTTTTGGTCACACCTCAGAATTTAAGAACTGCTGTTGATAGTGAAGAGGAGAGTTCTCACTTATCCCCTAGCTCTGAGAAGTCAGTGAGTGTGGTAActaacaagaaagaaaattcagcATACCTTTCATTAGCAGAAAATGTGCTTTCTGATGTGGTGACAAAAGAAATTTCTTTTGGTGGCCCACAACCCACTGCAATAGCAGCTAAGTCAGGTAAGGTCATTTCTGATGCTTCAAGCAGCCAAAAGGCAGAAATAcatctgaaagaaaagaaggaaattttaCAAAGAGCCACACCACTAATGTCCACTTTATCAACCCCTCCCAAGCCAGGCAGACATTTAGAGAATCGTTTATATTCTACttcaacaaataaaaatattacacaGAAGGGAAGCTCTGAAAGTTGCTCTCAGCCCCCAAAAGTGAACAACAGGAAAAATTTAAACAGTTTACTCCTCCGCTCTGGAGAGAAGAGTTCCCTTGGAAGGAGTGGTAACACAGCACATGCTGATGTGCCACTTACTCCCATGGAAGACATGTACACAGATAGTACCCAAGTTAAACAGAGAGTAAATTTCCGACACCAAACTACCCCTCTGTGTAATAATAAATTTAATGGACTGCAATTAAGGGCTGACagttcaagaaaaaaagaaaatggtttaAACTTTTGTAGCAAAGTGCTTCCAGAGTCTCAGAGAAAAACATCTGAGGTGAGCACAGCTTCCAGTGCTTATCCATTACTTCAGCTAGACAAAGTGACTAGCACAGATACAGATGAAGTAAAGaattcaaaaattaaaaaagagcaaaacTCACAGAGTTCTCACATGGGTAAAGTTTACAACAGTTTTCAGGAATCAAAGAGGCGTAGTGAAGGCAACCTGAACATTAAAGATAAAGTTCCCAGGGCTACACAAGATAAGAAGATAACACAGAGTGCAGAAGATGAGAACAAACTTCTCTCCGACTGCACAAGAGACAAAGTCAAAGAcatagaaaaaaggaaaaacagaccttcaattaaaaataaattggcaGCTGTTTACAAAACAAGTCGTAAATTTTCAAGTAAAAATTTACCCCCCAAGCCACACATAAGTAACATTTTTTCACAGAATGATGGAAGTGCCACTTCTTTAGAGGTCAACATGTCCCTTGACTCATTGATTTCAATGGATTCCCACCAGCCATTCCTGGAGTTGGACAATGAAAATCAGAATCACAGTCTGAACTCTGATAAGAATTTGCCAAGACCAAGAACAGCTGAGAATAAGAAGACTGAAAATCAGAATGATCCTTCTTTGCTTGTTAACACCAAAAGGAGGCCTTTTACAAGTTCATACACCCAGAAGGAAGCCATCAGTCCTCGAAAAACTGCAGTGAAAGTGGAAAATAGGCCAAGACTCACAACCCTATTTCCAGATAAAGCAGTAACCATGAGAAATAAGAATTCCCAAATGCTTGATCTCGGGTTAGAAAGCAAAAGCCAGCCCATCACTCCTAGTGCTACTACCTCATACCCACTGgatgaagagaaaggaagagctAGCAGTCATGCCTGCGCTCCTCCCTCGCCACTTTTAACTGACAAAAACTCAAACACCTATGTAAATAACTGCTTGCAGGCAGACACATGTCCAGAGCAAAACTTGACTTCCCAGACAGTGCTTGGTCAGCGTCAAAATGCCTTTCAGCCTACTGGATTAGAAAACGCTAACCTCAATAGCTATCGGTTGCGCAAGAGCCATGCGAAAAGTCAGCGTGAGCGTCACCTCTCTGAGAGCATCTGTGCTCGAGATTCCCTTGAGACCTCTGCCTCAGGAAGCAATATTCTACCCAAAGATGGCATACATGGGAAGAGATTTAAATCTTACTCAGAGCTGTTGTCTTGTGACGAGAATGAAAACTGGGCGTCAGACGATGAGAAATGTTACAGCACTAGAAATTTAATGTATCCGTCTGTGGAATTTGGTATATTTGGCAAAGAGCAACAACTGGCTTTCCTGGAAAATATCAAGAGGTCACTCACAGAAGGGCGATTATGGAGACCATGTCTTCTTAATAACCCTGGCGCTTTCAGAGATACAGAGAACTCTTCTATAAACAGGGCTGAGCTTCTGAGCTCGAGTTCTGCTGGGAGCAAAATGTCATCAGCTGCTTCGTCGCCCCGAGAGCTGACTGATACCTACGTGGAAGACCCAGCCGCTTATTCGGACTCAGACAGTGATACCACCACCGATGATGAATATTACCTAGATGAGATAGATAAAGAATCAGAGCTATGA
- the EXPH5 gene encoding exophilin-5 isoform X2 produces the protein MLQEGVRLHGDTEDANKRYDSSASPSSKVEEMATAEMCNSPKSAVTSGHSFDTNQNETMEKSTLEWNEQLEKEIFSVLSDLDDQLAQEQIQDPLDRTVSTSSASNVQSSSAFPTSKRQTATRGQQRNDWSDMPSTFFPDGLRTLRAKDEHKIFIRPRKLHSAYINWHQTAFQEDCSYGDAINGNPRLHRRRLSSVSFGRSSEGSLYPPSVTQNSGFRHKSCMNRDTAGRSYSVCSLRRCPSSVSSDQLSASSLQHPLARESKNGFVPRFGRQNPKRIPLSSIVWNNTPDSSEETPEKMFRTQSLMEFHATDYGRYPSSLQETKKHSSYHSKHHYRRSISSSNCFSRVSCPDKATSPLPFDNWENYPLYKSENNLSRSYYRDTSSHGKLYANQKNSSYGRKDSYPSWADIPQCYNDEVFVSPDASFEVFMANLNDQQWAHTKNAKFGSQHLQNDFHMYSPENTSIKRMTRTANRTFSEFTEGCQPWLSRNSSVSSSGIRTDESVFPSSKDQPKPTGLNRNSVVVTQRSTKADFAHLERAECMKQQDGDMLLQSVPQQADTSYINAQSFSSNSPASAMWQRDVSLFNTMTSKRQTEATARGDTAKIYISNGDKRNLEMKENDCPPNSVFSQPLCISPADKSRKAPFLPSQKEWEHNLHYAAQRESVKQGNWSAEALNEATPKRQSSLLNVTSALSTEKLASCQGMLSCPPECSSSFSKSSPQALSHKDNSQCLGTLTSSSVNCTVTESQAEEGRTAQVSRTGVSKEISQKTLQNASTLVTKDCNGQFTASSPPNGNNGNSGSIYMHSFDGDPNTSENSLSYFCLEEGTGKMRSTSPCVGRFHKQDSSPRHTSSCSITGSPGRNSSKSSDPLVIYYTLPRKSASIAGSIMSDTPISLPRESRTTYDCLRSETPHRADTFYSNQRDVSCLDPKCSFLTSASLNAATSNKDYPSPLTKSMNDSVSSSTSVDLTDRCKHLSRRESSVFSDYKEGGNFLQKYKTTSTFTVCVDEDHVKYHELVSIYYTLPRRHSRTFCSLFRDNSEDADLPCPKENAQSPRIQNKKNEDHVSLANGFFPTTSEKEVPSYSSDQVSSVLVTPQNLRTAVDSEEESSHLSPSSEKSVSVVTNKKENSAYLSLAENVLSDVVTKEISFGGPQPTAIAAKSGKVISDASSSQKAEIHLKEKKEILQRATPLMSTLSTPPKPGRHLENRLYSTSTNKNITQKGSSESCSQPPKVNNRKNLNSLLLRSGEKSSLGRSGNTAHADVPLTPMEDMYTDSTQVKQRVNFRHQTTPLCNNKFNGLQLRADSSRKKENGLNFCSKVLPESQRKTSEVSTASSAYPLLQLDKVTSTDTDEVKNSKIKKEQNSQSSHMGKVYNSFQESKRRSEGNLNIKDKVPRATQDKKITQSAEDENKLLSDCTRDKVKDIEKRKNRPSIKNKLAAVYKTSRKFSSKNLPPKPHISNIFSQNDGSATSLEVNMSLDSLISMDSHQPFLELDNENQNHSLNSDKNLPRPRTAENKKTENQNDPSLLVNTKRRPFTSSYTQKEAISPRKTAVKVENRPRLTTLFPDKAVTMRNKNSQMLDLGLESKSQPITPSATTSYPLDEEKGRASSHACAPPSPLLTDKNSNTYVNNCLQADTCPEQNLTSQTVLGQRQNAFQPTGLENANLNSYRLRKSHAKSQRERHLSESICARDSLETSASGSNILPKDGIHGKRFKSYSELLSCDENENWASDDEKCYSTRNLMYPSVEFGIFGKEQQLAFLENIKRSLTEGRLWRPCLLNNPGAFRDTENSSINRAELLSSSSAGSKMSSAASSPRELTDTYVEDPAAYSDSDSDTTTDDEYYLDEIDKESEL, from the exons ATGCTGCAGGAAGGAGTGCGCTTACATGGAGATACAGAAGATGCTAATAAAAG ataTGACAGTTCTGCTAGCCCATCCTCAAAAGTGGAAGAAATGGCAACG GCTGAAATGTGTAATTCCCCAAAGTCAGCTGTAACAAGCGGTCATTCTTTTGAtacaaaccaaaatgaaacaatGGAGAAAAGTACACTGGAATGGAATGaacagctggagaaggagaTTTTCAGTG ttcTAAGTGATCTGGATGACCAGCTGGCCCAGGAACAAATCCAAGACCCTTTGGACAGGACAGTTTCTACTAGCAGTGCATCAAATGTCCAAAGTAGTAGTGCATTCCCTACTTCAAAGAGGCAGACTGCTACTAGGGGGCAACAGAGAAATGACTGGAGTGACATGCCTAGCACATTTTTCCCAGATGGACTGAGAACACTAAGGGCCAAAGATGAACACAAGATTTTCATCAGACCAAGGAAGTTACACAGTGCATATATAAACTGGCACCAAACAGCCTTTCAAGAAGATTGCAGTTATGGTGATGCAATCAATGGAAATCCTCGTCTGCACCGTAGGAGGCTGTCTTCGGTTTCTTTCGGACGGTCTTCAGAAGGGAGCTTATATCCTCCTTCTGTAACACAGAACAGTGGATTTAGGCACAAGAGTTGTATGAACAGGGATACAGCTGGCAGAAGTTACTCTGTATGTTCCCTTCGGAGATGTCCATCATCAGTATCTTCTGATCAGCTATCAGCATCTAGTTTACAGCATCCATTGGCAAGGGAGAGCAAGAATGGTTTTGTACCAAGGTTTGGTCGACAGAACCCAAAGAGAATTCCTCTGTCTTCCATTGTATGGAACAACACACCAGACTCTTCTGAAGAAACTCCAGAAAAAATGTTTAGAACTCAATCACTGATGGAGTTTCATGCTACAGACTATGGTAGATATCCCAGCTCTTTACAAGAAACTAAGAAGCACTCAAGTTACCACTCAAAACACCACTATAGAAGATCTATTTCAAGCAGTAATTGCTTTAGCAGAGTTAGTTGCCCTGACAAAGCTACTTCTCCGTTGCCCTTTGATAATTGGGAAAACTATCCTTTGTACAAATCAGAAAATAATCTCTCTAGATCCTACTACAGAGATACCTCTTCTCATGGCAAGTTGTatgcaaaccaaaaaaattcttCTTATGGAAGAAAAGACAGCTATCCTTCTTGGGCTGATATTCCTCAGTGTTACAATGATGAAGTGTTTGTTTCCCCTGATGCCAGCTTTGAAGTGTTTATGGCTAATTTAAATGACCAACAGTGGGCACATACAAAGAATGCCAAGTTTGGTTCACAGCACCTGCAGAACGATTTTCACATGTACTCTCCAGAAAATACAAGTATCAAAAGGATGACAAGAACTGCAAACAGAACTTTTTCAGAATTCACTGAGGGCTGTCAGCCTTGGCTAAGTCGTAACTCTTCTGTTTCTTCATCTGGTATCAGAACTGATGAGTCAGTCTTTCCCAGTTCAAAGGACCAACCAAAACCTACAGGACTGAACAGGAATTCAGTTGTCGTTACCCAAAGGAGTACTAAGGCAGACTTTGCACACCTGGAAAGGGCTGAATGTATGAAACAGCAAGATGGAGACATGCTGTTACAGTCAGTTCCTCAACAAGCAGATACAAGCTACATCAACGCACAGAGTTTTTCCTCTAACAGCCCTGCTTCCGCCATGTGGCAAAGAGATGTATCTCTCTTTAACACAATGACATCAAAGAGACAAACCGAAGCCACTGCCAGAGGAGATACTGCAAAAATTTATATATCAAATGGTGATAAAAGAAATttggaaatgaaggaaaatgaTTGCCCACCCAACAGTGTGTTCAGTCAACCTCTCTGTATTTCCCCAGCTGACAAGAGCAGGAAAGCACCTTTTCTTCCAAGTCAGAAAGAATGGGAACATAATCTGCATTATGCAGCACAAAGAGAGAGCGTCAAACAGGGTAACTGGAGTGCAGAAGCCCTTAACGAAGCTACTCCAAAGAGACAGTCCTCACTACTGAATGTTACTTCTGCTCTATCCACTGAAAAATTAGCAAGCTGTCAAGGCATGTTGTCCTGTCCTCCTGAGTGCTCATCTAGTTTCTCAAAAAGCTCTCCACAAGCACTTTCTCATAAAGACAATTCTCAATGCTTAGGAACACTAACTAGCTCTTCAGTAAATTGCACAGTTACTGAATCTCAAGCAGAAGAGGGAAGAACAGCTCAAGTGAGCAGAACAGGTGTTAGCAAAGAGATTTCAcagaaaacactgcaaaatGCAAGCACTTTAGTTACTAAGGACTGTAATGGACAATTCACTGCTAGTTCTCCACCAAATGGAAATAATGGAAATTCTGGAAGTATTTATATGCATAGTTTTGATGGAGACCCCAATACCTCTGAAAATAGTTTAAGTTATTTTTGCCTTGAAGAAGGAACTGGAAAAATGAGGAGTACTTCACCTTGTGTCGGAAGGTTTCACAAGCAAGACAGCTCGCCAAGACATACCAGTAGCTGCAGTATTACTGGCTCCCCTGGCAGGAACAGCTCCAAATCTTCTGACCCCCTTGTTATTTATTACACTTTGCCTAGAAAATCAGCTAGCATTGCAGGCAGTATTATGTCAGATACGCCCATTTCTTTACCTAGAGAAAGCAGAACAACATACGATTGTTTGAGGTCTGAAACTCCACATAGAGCTGACACCTTTTATTCTAATCAAAGAGATGTGTCTTGTTTAGACCcaaaatgttcctttttaacATCAGCATCATTAAATGCTGCTACAAGTAATAAAGATTACCCCAGTCCTTTAACCAAAAGTATGAATGATTCAGTAAGTAGTAGTACATCAGTTGATCTGACAGACAGATGTAAACATCTAAGTAGAAGAGAATCCTCTGTGTTTTCAGATTATAAGGAGGGGGGAAATTTTTTGCAGAAATATAAAACCACAAGCACATTTACAGTTTGTGTTGATGAAGATCATGTCAAGTATCATGAATTAGTTTCAATTTATTACACACTACCACGGAGGCATTCAAGAACATTTTGTAGCCTCTTTAGAGATAATTCAGAGGATGCAGATTTACCTTGTCCCAAAGAAAATGCTCAGTCACCAAGaatacaaaacaagaaaaatgaagatcATGTGAGTTTAGCAAATGGTTTTTTCCCTACTACTTCAGAAAAAGAGGTGCCTTCATATTCTTCTGATCAAGTATCTTCAGTTTTGGTCACACCTCAGAATTTAAGAACTGCTGTTGATAGTGAAGAGGAGAGTTCTCACTTATCCCCTAGCTCTGAGAAGTCAGTGAGTGTGGTAActaacaagaaagaaaattcagcATACCTTTCATTAGCAGAAAATGTGCTTTCTGATGTGGTGACAAAAGAAATTTCTTTTGGTGGCCCACAACCCACTGCAATAGCAGCTAAGTCAGGTAAGGTCATTTCTGATGCTTCAAGCAGCCAAAAGGCAGAAATAcatctgaaagaaaagaaggaaattttaCAAAGAGCCACACCACTAATGTCCACTTTATCAACCCCTCCCAAGCCAGGCAGACATTTAGAGAATCGTTTATATTCTACttcaacaaataaaaatattacacaGAAGGGAAGCTCTGAAAGTTGCTCTCAGCCCCCAAAAGTGAACAACAGGAAAAATTTAAACAGTTTACTCCTCCGCTCTGGAGAGAAGAGTTCCCTTGGAAGGAGTGGTAACACAGCACATGCTGATGTGCCACTTACTCCCATGGAAGACATGTACACAGATAGTACCCAAGTTAAACAGAGAGTAAATTTCCGACACCAAACTACCCCTCTGTGTAATAATAAATTTAATGGACTGCAATTAAGGGCTGACagttcaagaaaaaaagaaaatggtttaAACTTTTGTAGCAAAGTGCTTCCAGAGTCTCAGAGAAAAACATCTGAGGTGAGCACAGCTTCCAGTGCTTATCCATTACTTCAGCTAGACAAAGTGACTAGCACAGATACAGATGAAGTAAAGaattcaaaaattaaaaaagagcaaaacTCACAGAGTTCTCACATGGGTAAAGTTTACAACAGTTTTCAGGAATCAAAGAGGCGTAGTGAAGGCAACCTGAACATTAAAGATAAAGTTCCCAGGGCTACACAAGATAAGAAGATAACACAGAGTGCAGAAGATGAGAACAAACTTCTCTCCGACTGCACAAGAGACAAAGTCAAAGAcatagaaaaaaggaaaaacagaccttcaattaaaaataaattggcaGCTGTTTACAAAACAAGTCGTAAATTTTCAAGTAAAAATTTACCCCCCAAGCCACACATAAGTAACATTTTTTCACAGAATGATGGAAGTGCCACTTCTTTAGAGGTCAACATGTCCCTTGACTCATTGATTTCAATGGATTCCCACCAGCCATTCCTGGAGTTGGACAATGAAAATCAGAATCACAGTCTGAACTCTGATAAGAATTTGCCAAGACCAAGAACAGCTGAGAATAAGAAGACTGAAAATCAGAATGATCCTTCTTTGCTTGTTAACACCAAAAGGAGGCCTTTTACAAGTTCATACACCCAGAAGGAAGCCATCAGTCCTCGAAAAACTGCAGTGAAAGTGGAAAATAGGCCAAGACTCACAACCCTATTTCCAGATAAAGCAGTAACCATGAGAAATAAGAATTCCCAAATGCTTGATCTCGGGTTAGAAAGCAAAAGCCAGCCCATCACTCCTAGTGCTACTACCTCATACCCACTGgatgaagagaaaggaagagctAGCAGTCATGCCTGCGCTCCTCCCTCGCCACTTTTAACTGACAAAAACTCAAACACCTATGTAAATAACTGCTTGCAGGCAGACACATGTCCAGAGCAAAACTTGACTTCCCAGACAGTGCTTGGTCAGCGTCAAAATGCCTTTCAGCCTACTGGATTAGAAAACGCTAACCTCAATAGCTATCGGTTGCGCAAGAGCCATGCGAAAAGTCAGCGTGAGCGTCACCTCTCTGAGAGCATCTGTGCTCGAGATTCCCTTGAGACCTCTGCCTCAGGAAGCAATATTCTACCCAAAGATGGCATACATGGGAAGAGATTTAAATCTTACTCAGAGCTGTTGTCTTGTGACGAGAATGAAAACTGGGCGTCAGACGATGAGAAATGTTACAGCACTAGAAATTTAATGTATCCGTCTGTGGAATTTGGTATATTTGGCAAAGAGCAACAACTGGCTTTCCTGGAAAATATCAAGAGGTCACTCACAGAAGGGCGATTATGGAGACCATGTCTTCTTAATAACCCTGGCGCTTTCAGAGATACAGAGAACTCTTCTATAAACAGGGCTGAGCTTCTGAGCTCGAGTTCTGCTGGGAGCAAAATGTCATCAGCTGCTTCGTCGCCCCGAGAGCTGACTGATACCTACGTGGAAGACCCAGCCGCTTATTCGGACTCAGACAGTGATACCACCACCGATGATGAATATTACCTAGATGAGATAGATAAAGAATCAGAGCTATGA